A single region of the Brachypodium distachyon strain Bd21 chromosome 3, Brachypodium_distachyon_v3.0, whole genome shotgun sequence genome encodes:
- the LOC100821420 gene encoding NEDD8-conjugating enzyme Ubc12 isoform X1: MINLFKIKDQKKEESASAAGKAPVKKQSAGELRLNKDISELNLPKNTSISFPNGKDDLMSFEIVIRPDEGYYMSGSFGFTFQVSPSYPHEPPKVKCKTKVYHPNIDLEGNVCLNILREDWKPVLNINTVIYGLNLLFTQPNDEDPLNHEAAAVLRDNPKMFEANVRRAMAGGYVGQHYFPRCA; this comes from the exons ATGATTAatcttttcaaaataaagGACCAAAAGAAAGAGGAGTCAGCAAGTGCTGCTGGAAAAGCACCTGTTAAAAAGCAATCTGCTGGGGAACTCCGTCTTAACAAAG ATATTAGTGAGCTAAACCTACCAAAGAACACATCGATTTCTTTTCCCAATGGCAAGGATGATCTGATGAGTTTTGAGATCGTCATCCGACCTGATGAAggatattacat GAGTGGCTCTTTTGGTTTTACCTTCCAAGTATCTCCGTCTTATCCCCATGAGCCTCCAAAGGTCAAGTGCAAGACAAAG GTCTACCATCCAAATATTGATTTGGAAGGAAATGTATGTCTGAACATTTTGCGTGAAGATTGGAAGCCTGTTCTCAACATTAACACTGTTATTTATGGCCTGAATCTTCTGTTTACG CAACCAAACGATGAGGATCCCTTGAACCATGAAGCAGCTGCAGTCCTTCGTGACAATCCAAAGATGTTTGAGGCTAATGTTAGAAGAGCAATGGCTGGAGGTTACGTGGGTCAACACTATTTTCCGAGATGCGCATGA
- the LOC100821420 gene encoding NEDD8-conjugating enzyme Ubc12 isoform X2, protein MFVEVVTRDISELNLPKNTSISFPNGKDDLMSFEIVIRPDEGYYMSGSFGFTFQVSPSYPHEPPKVKCKTKVYHPNIDLEGNVCLNILREDWKPVLNINTVIYGLNLLFTQPNDEDPLNHEAAAVLRDNPKMFEANVRRAMAGGYVGQHYFPRCA, encoded by the exons ATGTTTGTTGAGGTTGTTACAAGAG ATATTAGTGAGCTAAACCTACCAAAGAACACATCGATTTCTTTTCCCAATGGCAAGGATGATCTGATGAGTTTTGAGATCGTCATCCGACCTGATGAAggatattacat GAGTGGCTCTTTTGGTTTTACCTTCCAAGTATCTCCGTCTTATCCCCATGAGCCTCCAAAGGTCAAGTGCAAGACAAAG GTCTACCATCCAAATATTGATTTGGAAGGAAATGTATGTCTGAACATTTTGCGTGAAGATTGGAAGCCTGTTCTCAACATTAACACTGTTATTTATGGCCTGAATCTTCTGTTTACG CAACCAAACGATGAGGATCCCTTGAACCATGAAGCAGCTGCAGTCCTTCGTGACAATCCAAAGATGTTTGAGGCTAATGTTAGAAGAGCAATGGCTGGAGGTTACGTGGGTCAACACTATTTTCCGAGATGCGCATGA
- the LOC100839102 gene encoding phenolic glucoside malonyltransferase 1: MALPPSNPPRLSVLETTLVAPSSTGPGPDPPAECSLPLTFFDVFWLNSPPVERVFLYRLAPDDNILSNLKTSLSQAIRAFYPLAGRLRATANGRYELHYQPGDGVSFTVAEYDLGVDELSTDDPREVSKIAPLVPSLIPKDKAGNGAPVLAVQATVLHGGQGLAIGVALHHAACDGASSTRFLHTWAAAARSSAENAPRPAPPVVDRTLMPDPRGLYDHFAKALPTADEMEYVKMCPDQLLATFTLSVADTQRVKDAVAAEATRRGVKPPPRCSSLVAAFGFIWSCYQRAKDADADQTTPTYLLFPVDHRSRMKPPLPEDYFGNCVGAALHGAPMGELGEAGAGGLHTACAAVAAAIDQALSGIGTPEMDSWMEQIREAGASGGGVLSVAGSPRFKVYEMDFGFGRPVKVEIVSVARTGAMAVAESRRCAGGIEVGISLPPAAMHRFRNCFHDAIAWLQDH, encoded by the coding sequence ATGGCTCTACCACCTTCCAATCCTCCTCGCCTCAGCGTCCTGGAGACCACCCTCGTTGCGCCCTCGTCCACCGGCCCAGGCCCAGACCCGCCGGCGGAGTGCTCCCTTCCGCTCACCTTCTTCGACGTCTTCTGGCTCAACTCCCCGCCCGTCGAGCGCGTCTTCCTCTACCGCCTCGCTCCGGACGACAACATCCTGTCCAACCTTAAAACCTCGCTCTCCCAAGCGATCCGCGCCTTCTAcccgctcgccggccgcctccgcgccaCAGCCAACGGCCGTTACGAGCTACACTACCAGCCGGGAGACGGCGTCAGCTTCACGGTCGCCGAGTACGATCTCGGCGTCGACGAGCTCTCCACCGACGACCCGAGGGAAGTCTCCAAGATCGCCCCGCTCGTGCCTTCTCTGATCCCCAAAGACAAGGCCGGCAATGGGGCGCCGGTGCTCGCAGTGCAGGCCACCGTGCTCCACGGCGGCCAGGGACTCGCCATCGGCGTCGCCCTGCACCACGCCGCATGCGACGGCGCGTCCTCCACGCGCTTCCTCCACACGTGGGCCGCCGCGGCACGCAGCAGTGCCGAGAacgcgccgcggccggcgcctcCTGTGGTTGACAGGACGCTCATGCCGGACCCGAGGGGCCTCTACGACCACTTCGCCAAAGCCCTGCCGACCGCAGACGAGATGGAGTACGTCAAGATGTGCCCCGACCAGCTGCTCGCCACGTTCACGCTCTCCGTGGCCGACACGCAGCGCGTCAAGGACGcggtcgccgccgaggccaCGCGCCGCGGCGTGAAGCCCCCGCCGCGGTGCTCTTcgctcgtcgccgccttcgGCTTCATCTGGTCGTGCTACCAGCGAGCCAAAGACGCTGATGCCGACCAGACAACGCCGACCTACCTGCTGTTCCCGGTGGACCACCGGTCACGGATGAAGCCTCCGCTCCCGGAGGACTACTTTGGGAACTGCGTGGGCGCTGCCCTGCACGGGGCGCCCATGGGCGAGCTCGGggaagccggcgccgggggGCTCCAcaccgcctgcgccgccgtggccgcggcgaTCGACCAAGCCCTGAGCGGCATCGGCACGCCGGAAATGGACTCGTGGATGGAGCAGATCAGGGAGGCTGGGGCGTCCGGCGGTGGGGTGCTGTCTGTGGCCGGGTCGCCCAGGTTTAAAGTGTATGAGATGGACTTTGGGTTCGGGCGGCCGGTTAAGGTGGAGATCGTGTCCGTGGCCAGGaccggcgccatggccgtggCGGAGAGCCGGAGATGCGCCGGCGGCATCGAGGTCGGCATCTCTCTGCCGCCCGCTGCCATGCACAGGTTCCGGAACTGCTTCCACGATGCCATTGCGTGGCTTCAGGaccattaa
- the LOC100839410 gene encoding uncharacterized protein LOC100839410, translating into MLLRRSHHSPRRAPLLPVLHRLTMCSSAPASTSPPPASLAAVDYHCRTKHSLTAGYARGPGRLDWANQPNPFLRFSPSPVIPLPNPPPPVASRVHYPALFHSPPPPPQPLSLDSLSDLLFHSLALSAWKSAGASTWSLRVNPSSGNLHPTEAHVLFRDPEDPGRLVVSHYAPRDHLLEIRATVPATSDCSALLPPPATAVLALSSIFWREAWKYGERALRYCNHDAGHALAAVAIAAATLGWDARVLDGLSDQDLGRLVGVDKGCPAPPEGIPDKMVRGKTPWVERHHPDCAVLLFPAGSEPEVDYARMSQALRGFHGLEWVGNSNGLSKDHVVWDVIYRTAEAVKKHGPKPGERFSVSPWRMSAELSERLYKELTVQEVVRQRRSAVDMDGMHVMRKEEFYQILLHCLPSGEVSLGEQQGPQSALPFRVLPWDAEVHAALFIHRISGLPKGLYFLVRNEEHLDKLRRAMRQDFEWARPEGCPDGLPLYRLMEGDCQRLAMQISCLQDIASHGCFSLGMIARFEPVLHEKGEWMYPRLFWETGVLGQVLYLQAHAVGISATGIGCYFDDAVHEVLGLKDLEFQSLYHFTVGAPVVDRRILSLPAYPGPGIDA; encoded by the exons atgctcctccgccgctctcACCACTCccctcgccgcgctcctctcctccccgtcCTTCACCGTCTCACCATGTGTAGCTCCGCTCCCGCCTCcacctctccgccgccggcatcgTTGGCTGCCGTCGACTACCACTGCCGCACCAAGCACAGCCTCACCGCCGGCTACGCGCGCGGCCCGGGCCGCCTCGACTGGGCCAACCAGCCCAATCCCTTCCTCCGCTTCTCCCCTTCTCCCGTAATCCCTCTCCCCAACCCGCCTCCTCCGGTGGCCTCGCGCGTCCACTACCCGGCCCTCTTCCActccccgcccccgccgccgcagccgctcTCGCTCGACTCCCTCTCCGACCTCCTCTTCCACTCCCTCGCCCTCTCCGCCTGGAAGTCCGCCGGCGCCTCCACATGGTCCCTTCGGGTCAACCCCAGCAGCGGAAACCTCCACCCGACCGAGGCCCACGTCCTCTTCCGGGACCCGGAAGACCCCGGCCGTCTTGTTGTCTCCCACTACGCGCCCCGGGATCACCTCCTCGAGATTCGCGCCACCGTGCCCGCCACCAGCGACTGCTCAGCgcttctgccgccgccggcgactgCGGTCCTGGCGCTGTCGTCCATCTTCTGGCGGGAGGCCTGGAAGTATGGAGAGCGGGCGCTGCGGTACTGCAACCACGACGCCGGCCACGCTCTCGCGGCCGTGGCGATAGCTGCCGCCACGCTTGGGTGGGATGCGCGGGTGCTCGACGGCCTGTCTGATCAAGATCTCGGAAGGCTGGTGGGGGTGGACAAAGGGTGCCCTGCTCCTCCTGAGGGGATACCGGACAAAATGGTGAGGGGCAAGACGCCATGGGTGGAGAGGCATCACCCAGATTGCGCTGTTCTGTTGTTCCCTGCTGGCTCGGAGCCTGAGGTGGACTATGCGAGGATGAGCCAGGCGCTGAGGGGATTTCATGGGTTGGAGTGGGTAGGCAATTCGAATGGGCTTAGTAAGGATCATGTGGTGTGGGATGTCATATACCGCACGGCGGAGGCAGTCAAGAAGCATGGTCCTAAGCCTGGTGAGCGGTTTTCAGTAAGCCCATGGCGCATGAGTGCAGAGTTATCAGAACGGCTATATAAGGAACTGACGGTGCAGGAGGTGGTGCGGCAGCGGAGGAGTGCGGTTGACATGGACGGGATGCACGTAATGCGGAAGGAAGAATTTTATCAGATACTGCTGCATTGCTTGCCATCAGGTGAGGTTAGCTTGGGGGAGCAGCAGGGGCCACAGAGTGCTCTGCCATTTCGTGTCTTGCCATGGGACGCAGAGGTGCATGCCGCATTGTTCATCCACCGCATCTCAGGGTTACCCAAGGGGCTGTATTTCTTGGTGAGGAATGAGGAGCACTTGGATAAACTACGACGTGCTATGAGACAGGATTTTGAGTGGGCTCGACCAGAGGGGTGTCCTGATGGCCTCCCGTTGTATAGGCTAATGGAAGGGGATTGCCAGCGGTTGGCAATGCAGATATCATGCTTGCAG GATATTGCCTCTCATGGATGTTTTAGCCTTGGAATGATTGCTCGATTTGAACCTGTGCTGCATGAGAAAGGTGAATGGATGTATCCCCGTTTATTCTGGGAGACTGGTGTTCTTGGTCAAGTTCTCTACCTTCAGGCCCATGCTGTTGGGATATCGGCCACAGGGATTGGCTGCTACTTTGATGATGCTG TTCATGAGGTACTTGGCTTAAAAGACCTCGAATTCCAAAGTCTGTATCATTTTACAGTGGGTGCTCCTGTGGTTGACAGGAGGATTTTGAGTCTCCCTGCATACCCAGGTCCAGGTATTGATGCATGA
- the LOC112271817 gene encoding uncharacterized protein LOC112271817, whose translation MAHVRPLLLLATIFAAAANNAMATTPTSDGTTLPPVPDALELPPLPSPAVPACLQELAVCASVYQDSSKLAPCCSSVKKVIKSDKACICSALGEAQKALEQLKQQQQPGMNATALDGLEMFRQCKMPTDSCDPAKPAGSQNVGNAAPGARSIGRFDIMLLLPLFFLL comes from the exons ATGGCGCACGTCCGTCCATTGCTCCTCCTAGCGACCATCTTCGCTGCCGCGGCCAATAATGCCATGGCGACCACGCCGACGAGCGACGGGACGACACTTCCTCCGGTGCCGGACGCGCTGGAGCTCCCGCCGCTCCCGTcgccggcggtgccggcgTGCCTGCAGGAGCTGGCGGTGTGCGCGTCCGTGTACCAGGACAGCTCCAAGCTGGCGCCGTGCTGCAGCTCGGTGAAGAAGGTGATCAAGAGCGACAAGGCGTGCATCTGCAGCGCGCTCGGCGAGGCCCAGAAGGCCCTGGAGCAgctcaagcagcagcagcagcccggGATGAACGCCACCGCCCTCGACGGCCTCGAGATGTTCCGCCAGTGCAAAATGCCTACCGACAGCTGCGACCCCGCCAAACCTGCAG GTTCCCAAAATGTAGGAAATGCGGCTCCTGGTGCCAGGTCGATTGGTCGATTTGACATCATGCTTCTCCTCCCGTTGTTCTTCCTACTGTAA